A stretch of DNA from Carassius carassius chromosome 22, fCarCar2.1, whole genome shotgun sequence:
ataaaacacaatggagcaacaccagcagacgtcacggcagcccaaatcatctctgacttcagtaacttcacactggactccaagcagcttggattctgtgcctctccacttcctccagactccagaccttgattttcaaatgaaatgttaaacTTACTTCCAACTGAAGAGTTGAATGTGGACAACTGAGCAACAGTcaagttctttttctccttaccccagttgaaatgcttgtgacgtttttttctggttcaggagtagcttggttctaggaatgtgacagctgtagctcttttcctgaagacgtctgagtgtgggtGTTGataattgtcttctggacaactgttaaGTCAGTAGTCtctcccataattgtggttgcatgttctaaactaatCCAGGAGGTGCCCAGtgtttatactcaaaattaatcaaactaatcaagctcaaaatggaatattctaatttttcgagatactgacatttttattttccttcgCTGTAAGTCGttaccatcagaattaaaacaaaaaactcttgaaatatttcagtttgtgtgcaatgaatctagaatataagaaagttagctttttgaATGAAATCACAAAGTAacgaacttttccatgacattctaatgtTTTTAGATGCACCTCTAAACGTTCACCGCACTAGATAGTCAGGCTTGCTGATGATTCTGGAATTTTGGAAAAATATATGCTTATTTCACAGTTtataaaacatacacatacaataTGCTTTTAGTTATTGTTCATATATACAAATATGCTCGACTTTAATGAAAAGGTGATGAAGTGACTGTGGTAAAAAAACAATCGTTAGCAGCAATGGTTGTCTCCTCCATGTTTAAAGTTTATGGCACGTGAAAGCAGCATTCCTGGtgttagaaacttccaggcaggtttgTTAAGGCGAACTGAAGCTAAACTTCGCAGGACAGTGGTCTTCAAGAACCGAGTTTGAACACCCCTGTTCTACCATGACAAGTCTTCCAGTGCCTGCAACTAAATAACATCctgacccccaatttccaccagatgcgtaacggctgtgttacggctccggcacggcggcggagtcaataggtttccattaaagtcaatgagtgtatttccactgaattcgttacagctgcgttccaactccggcgatccgcagccctccggagcagatacgcagagcttctatttttgccggatgccggagcgctccgcagcactacagggcagagtacgcaggacaggaagtcgagtgacaaaacagaacagccagaaacaaaataaaagatccgtttaattttcaaaataaaatgcaccgcgctcatatttccctacactacaccttgaaaacgtcataatgggcggagacaggcttgttgaagttttaaccccgttgacacgatcgatgaagaaatgaaaagagaaaagaaaaggttacgatagtaaccggagacgttctatcctatactccttcggatggaaaactgttcctggtttggtagttctgttgatagaaactacatatcgcgcgatcacaccagaattcgcgagattacatggggcatcatgacgtcagctgtcagtcatgaccgcaacaacagccgttccgcaacaaatacggacctggtgggtattgacggacgacggaacacggagctgtcacgcagcggagccgtaacgcagccgttacgcatctggtggaaattgggggtcacTATCACGCTTCACCATTTGTGATAGTATTGTGCAGTTAAGTAGCAGTGCCTGGATTCCTCCAATGTTACTGTTTCCCCTAAATTGTGTTTCTCATAGTCTGACATTTGTGAGTACGCAGGACATTACAGTGAGTGAGAATGTAAAACCAACCTGTGTGTGCCCCAGTATCTtcttgtttgactctgaatgtttcttcaatcttaacatcttcactctcctctttaataaaagcCATCTTTGTAATAGTGTGTCACGTGGATTTCAGTTGATTCACCAGGAGTTTATGTTTGGACACTTTGTCCTGTTTAAGAATAAGAAGaattaacagaaagaaaaaaattccaAACTAAATCTCTGGGGGCGTCTCAGTCACctccctagttcagtagtcagcacactagtaagGGAGTCAGTAAGAATGAGAGTTAATGGACTTACATCACCTGgtaagacaaaaacaacaaaaactagcACTCAagctaataaaatgacaaattataaatAAGGTTCATATGtattaagatttatattttgtattttctgaTAGCGTTTGGATCACACTTAATTCATGAAAAACATTTGCAATTGGCTTGTAAAAGTTGTCATtacgtttgtgtttgttgttctcGCTGCATTTACAGTTTTGAGCAGCAGGCATCGTCGATTCGAGTGATTCAAAACACTGAATCATTTAGACAGGCAAATAATTCAATTGACTCGAAAAAGTCTCGAAAATCCGTGTCTGGTCTGAATTCTGAATTCGTGTTTATGATGAACTGATTCATGATATAAGGAGCGAAATGAGACGCACTTTTTTCTGTTACTCATCCAAAATAATATTAGATGATCTATTACAGTATCTATATACAAGTCTCTTTACGAGTTGtattgatttaaacattttaaatgattaaaacacaCACCTTTCATCAGCAGAATCACcttagacagtaaaagaatcaCAGACGCAGGAGCGCGGCTCCGCCTTATGACGTCATATCGCCAGGCCAAAATAAAAGCCCTTAGAAGTACTATGGTGTTGGATGAATTTAAAGAGCGAATTGCAGAGCTAACAGTTATTAATAACATTGAGCTTAAATCTTACTCTTATATCTAAATGTGCAATTGTGAAGTGTTTCATATTCATGATAATCCACAGAGCATTTGTGATACTCTCAATCAAATAAAATGTCTTCAAATTGCAAGATTGGAAAGAAATTGATAGAACATTTCAAACTCAAAGAATCcttatattaaaattaagattGTGGTTGCAGAGAGATCTAGCTCTTTAATTTAGAGAGCGTAAAGGTAATAAAATCTTATTTGGTTAAAGTTGATTTCATTAAAGGTCTGTTAAGGATTATATTGACATCGATTTAAAGCAGTTGATTTTGTCTGAATAAAATGGTTCAGATAATTTCTTCTGAAATGTGATTTATATTTCcccagattatttttattaatattgccaGTAAATTATCTTTGCTAAATGCGATtctataatataaatttaaattctcaaattttaattattgaaaaccAATGTACAAACCACATTTGTTCCTCTTATTAGCCCAATAACAGATACACAATGAAAACTAACAAATCTGACTTCTGTAAGGGGTGTAAACGATTAATCAATTATCGGttaattgtcgataagagattAATCGATTACAGGCTGTCGATGGTCGGTTAACTGATTTAATGGTGTGCTTTGCTTGGCTTGTGCGCAGAACACGTGCGAGCGGCTGTGAGTCTATAAATACATCATCATTAATTCACAATGTACTAaataagcttttaatgtgatgtaaactttaaaagtacattaaagtaGAAAGAACACAAAAGTTCTTCAACATAAAAAGCAGTTGAAATTAAGTAACTAAGTCATTTCATCAGATAACTAGCTTTGCACGGCTGCGGGACACAGGGCGATTTATTATTTGTGGCAATTGTCCATGTTTCGttaattttgttccctaaataacccatggtttaactgaaataagggaacaaattaataaatagcacaaattcttaattcattaaatctttaatttcccTTCCCATGTTTACCACACACAGTAAGAGATGCGATTAAAAGTGagagataataaaataaacctgcaaAATTAGAGAGTTATATAGACTGTGAAGGTTTAAGAAAAGAAATGGCAAACCAGAACAAAGCCACTTTAATTGAAGGCTATATCTCGAGCGACATCCAGAGGCATTGTCACGATCTAACATTTTCCTAACCCTgcgaaattattttattttttttcctgtctcAGCTGTTTGCCCAGCTAACAAAAAAGGTCCACAGGACGTCCCCTAAATGGCCTCTGCGAACGTCCCCCGGACGTCAGCGTGTAGGGTCCGCTTGACGTCGAGCGGACGTTCGCAAGGACGCCCTCCGGACGTTCACGGGGACGTTCACAGGACGTGCAGCAGACATTAGGGACGTTTGGGGGACTTTcttcaaatgttattttatttaaatgttaggcTAACCAAAGAAAATAGACACATGCAAGTAGTTTGGAACATAGggtacattttatttaaacaattgaaacgtttttcttttcttattatttttattaaatgttaagaAATAAAAGAACAAATAGGATTGCAAGAGAaatgaatgtataattatatgtataattatgtttaatgtataattaaataaaatgaataaatataactaaataaaaatgaagagaACAACTGCATCTAAAaatcaatgctacaaaaacaacatacatgttaaattttaaattacatgactcttaagcaaataaaaaaaatatttgtatttattttttttatcttttcccGGGCGTGGGTGGATCAAGCAAAGCAGCTGTGTCACTCGGATGGTAGCTCCTGTTGGCTTCTAACCTAAAACAACGAAAGGAACACATTCATGTCATAAAACATACCTAAAATGTTTTCTTGCaataaaacaacagcaaaattATGCGAATATACTGAAAATCATCTACTCAAATGTTTTCTAACttattcatttaatttgtaaAGGTCATcatcaagtaaaataaaatgacatttgagGACTTAAAGCGAATGTCCCGAGTGGCCGCTGCACGTCCTGTGAAGGTCCGGAGGTCGTCCTGGTGACCTTTATTTGTTAGCTAGGATACTGGCGTGAACAGTCACTTAAACATTAAAGTGGTAAAAATCTTTTAAAGTTGTGTATCCTAGCCTATGTGTAAATGCTGACGTCATCCTCGATGTCTGCACGTGAGCTCATTAATACGGTGGCCGAGAAGGGTCACAACACATACAAACGCCACAACAACTACATATTCAGAAAACAACTTCAAATTCAGAAAACACATAAAAAAGCCGCCACAACTACTACATATTCAGAAAACACCTCcaaattcagaaaacacatgcaaactccGCCACAACTACTACATATTCAGAAAACACCTCcaaattcagaaaacacatgcaaacgcCGCCACAACTACTACATATTCAGAAAACACCTCCAAATTCAGAAAACACATACAAACGCCACAACAACTACATATTCAGAAAACAACTTCGTCGAATTTCACATCACGTACGCTGCAAATATTCACAGCACGAGCAAATAgggaaatgaactgcaaactgcaAAGACACAACGGAAATGTTTCCAGGGGGGCCATAATCAGTGACGGACCCGCATCCATCTGGTTGTCTTCGCGCTATCTGAATGTGCGCTTTTGTTGTTTATGGCTACAAGAGGTAAGTGTTTCTCTTTTATTATGACAGACTTGTCGATGTCCTCTGATACCGTGTTTTCAACATATTATCCCCATAATGTATTAGTCCACTGCCAACGTTGTTAGCTGGAAACTAGCTGGCTAGCTCGCTTCTGGTCACTAAATAGATGCATTACTGGCGTTTGTACATTGTTGTCCTGATATATGaactatttatttttcagattgaAATGTTCTGTCCGTTTTGTGCTGTGCAACTGGGGGAAGCTGGGGTTCCTTACGGAGCGTCCATCCACGTCATCAAGCGTAGGCCATACAGGTAACATCCCCATGTTGTGCTCCTATTCCACTGTCCCGCATTGAATTGTCCCGTGGTTTTAGCTGTCAGAAAGGCGACAATTTATCAACCAATCTCAAATCATAGCTATAatgaatcagtgtgtgtgtgtgtgtgtgtgtgtgtgtgtgtgtgtgtgtgtgttagtgaatgAGACAAGTATCCAAGGAAGAGCAGCTCAATTCATGAGGTTCAGGGAAGTTAAAGAGGCTGAGAGGAGGACCTTTTCAAAGGCTAAAAAGAAACCAAACATTACGGTCAAGGTAAGCAAATATGGAGGTTTAAGGTCACAATGTGACTATTACACACAgtcttaaacatttttttctcttcttttttttcttcttatttctgTAGATTTCGATTGGCATAATGACCAGAACAAAATATGGGTTAAAACCTATAAGAGGGAAAACCTTGCCATTAAATGTTGAACCCCTGTGGTCATCAAAACAAATTTTGCCAGCTGCTATAAAAAAACAGCGAGATTTTAATCAAGACACAATGTACGATGGAGAATATGTCATGGTCTATCCTGATGGCTCTGAGGTACAAAATATACCAGGCACAGAAAGACCCTTTGTCCTTGAACATTATAAAGAGGCCATTGGAAAGGCTTACCAGAGGATCGTACTGTACATCTGCCCCCTTCAGGATTTGAGTAAGTATTAAAGTAcatgtatgtaaaataataataataattgctaatGGTTGGTTATTGAGTGAGTCCTTAATTTAATTCAAGCTGGTTGAAAAATTGCCATATATTTTGCATATACCTAGCCTAATAATGATGCATCATTTTTCTTTTCCAAGGTCATGGAGATGACTCATCTTCAGAATCCGATGATGAAGCATTTGCTAGGCTTCCAATGAAAATGTAAGTTTCTCCAGCCATTTTAAGACCTGTGCTAGCGATTGTTTTTGAATATCCACATATTTCAcagcattctttttttattattattgctataagGAATAGATCGAGCATGTTGTGCTCTTTAAATCATATTAACAATTACTtatattatgatttaaattaaatgattcaaactatttgtttgttttagtttaccAAAACAATGTCCACCAACAATGTCCAGGCCATCTGATGGGCAAGTATGTATTATTCTGTAATGTTATTAAGTTTATGTTAATGATGTGGTGATGTAATTATTGTTCATTTGTTTGGTGTTATCTCTACTTTCATCAACAGGCCAACGGAGCAAGAGCAGAACCCAAAAACACCACATCATGTGACTTCTACAAGTAAGTCACAATAGATTAAAATTGTTCTCTTCATTGAAGTAATACTTTTGGCTCTGGATTTAGCATGAAATATCGACTGCTgaatgtaatggattacagtaCCAAGTATAAAaccttttttactgtaatttcacaAACATCTTGTTTTAGTATTTCATTGTTCCTTTAATCCACAGCACATATACCAAGATCTATGCACCAGTTGTCATTGACAGCAGTTGCTCTGATGTTGAGGACGTAGAGAATTTTCAGGAGGAAGACAGGTACTTTGATAGAAATAATGCTGTCAACCTTTTTTCTTCTTTCCCTCTAATGACATATTAAATAGTTCAAGCTACATTGGGCATTTATTTACCTGGTTTCTGTTGCCATACaattattaaagtaaatatttaaattgtatatatttttttacttacccCTTAACAGAAAAGAAATCTGGCAGAAATGATTGAAAGCTTGCAATTGAAAGCTTCATGCTTATGCCCATCACATTTCATCACACTCATATGGTGTTCTCACTGTAATGGGCccataaaagatttatattttaattatccgCATAAAAGGCAGTGTTAATGTTTCTCTTTCTTGTGTTGCAGAGACACAGATATTGGACTGACGGCTGCAGACACTCATAAACACAAAAAGCTGTAGCAGGTTAAATATAAACCGTGCTAATGTCAGGGATGGTGCTCTGAGGGGATTCAAACGTTCCTCATTTGACTCCACCTGTAGCCTTTTGGTCAAATTCACTGATGACATCGGGCAAACAGAGGAGGCTGTGGACACAGGAGGGCCTACGCGGGAATTTCTGACACTCTTGATGGACGCCATTAAAACCAGTAGATTTTTTGACGGGAAAGATGATGGCAAATACCTGTCATTTGATAGCAAAGGTAATTCGCTTTTTGTCACATTTTGACAGTATTATAAATCAATTTGAACTAACCGTGGAACATTGCCATTGTTAGCTGCAGAAGTTGATGAGTATTTCCATGTTGGAAGAATGGTTGCGGTCTCCCCATTGTACATGGTGGTCCAGGGCCTCGATGCTTTTCCCCAAGCTTCTACCAGTACCTGGTTGGTAAAGTGAAGACCATTGAGGCCCCAATTGAGGATATACCTGATACTGAAGTCAGGAATGTTCTCCTTGAGGTAATTATGTGTTTCTAAGCAtattcaagaaaaaaatatttttttagattttgatgAAGAATCAACAATATGGACACCCCGGTAGCTTGAAAAGCCAGTGTGATACTGGAATAAAGCCAGTGACTTCCATGCTTTGTCACTAATATGTACAGTCTAAATTCCAAACAATACAGAATCCTGTCAAAGAGAAATTTTAAATATTCTATAGTCTCATCGTTTGTGACATGTATAATGTAATTTTGTCtattcagtgtttttattttactctaGATTAAGAATGATAGAACATTGGAGGAACTCGTGGAACTCGCAGATAAGCACTCCAGCATGCTTCAGACAGCAGGATGCTATCAATGCCTGAGGACACTGGGGGATAAGGAAAAAGTTGTGGATGGTTACATCCAGTGGTACTTTACCTACCGCAACCATGTTTCCTTCCAGAGGTAGGTCACTCTGACTACTTTGTAAGAATTCAAACGAGAATTTGAATGAAACTTAAATGAGTGTCTAACAAATGGTTAAGTCAAAAGTGAGTCCTACTGGCAATAGCATTTATAACCCAACCCTGTTATAGGTTCAAGGATGGCCTGGCTACCCTCAACTTTTTCAACGCTCTGGAACAGCATCCCTCCATTTTCCTGCCCTACATGTGTTACAGTGCGGAAGACCTGACAGCCGAGAGTGTAGAGTCACTGTTCCGTCCACAATTGAGCCCAACTGGTAGCTCAAATCGCCATGAGGAGGAGAGAGTGCTTGGCTACTGGCTGGACTACTTAATCGCTGTAAAAGGTATAATTTTCTTTATGTTGTTTAAAGTGAAGCCCACAAATGGATGATAAATCTTAATGTGTTTCATTACTCCCGACCCCCGCAGAGGACGGGTCAGGGATGTCTCTGAAAGGACATTCTAATGTTTGCAACAGGCCTGAAAGAAATCCCAGCAGCAAAATTAATACCACAGCCTCAACTCACATTCCAGAAACACTCAAGGTTTCCTGAGGCTAATGTCTGCGCTAACACAATAAAACTCCCGATCTTACCCTCATATGAAATCTTTGAGGAAGCCATGAATTATGGAATCAAGAACGCCCCTGGATTTGGGCTCCATTGAGGTGTCAATCAGAAATTAACATTCGTGGCAAATTTGCATTACTGTTGTTACTGTTTGCATTGCAATTTACTGTTTGTACTGTTACATTGTTTACAGAAATCCAATGATTTTTTTATAAGAAAAGTTGCAAGTTTCTCTATTTGGAAACTTTTTGTGGCAGATTTGCATTGCTCTTACTGTTCGCACTTTACTGTTTGTCAGTACTGTCAcagtttaaagaaataaaataattttaataagaaAATGTAAGTTTGTCTATTCTGAAACTTTTTGCAAGGGCCGTCAGAATGAAGTTCATTTGTTGTTGCATAAATTGGTCATGAAATGTTACCAATCTAACATGAAAGTCACCTTT
This window harbors:
- the LOC132099247 gene encoding uncharacterized protein LOC132099247, coding for MRFREVKEAERRTFSKAKKKPNITVKISIGIMTRTKYGLKPIRGKTLPLNVEPLWSSKQILPAAIKKQRDFNQDTMYDGEYVMVYPDGSEVQNIPGTERPFVLEHYKEAIGKAYQRIVLYICPLQDLSHGDDSSSESDDEAFARLPMKILPKQCPPTMSRPSDGQANGARAEPKNTTSCDFYNTYTKIYAPVVIDSSCSDVEDVENFQEEDRDTDIGLTAADTHKHKKL
- the LOC132099121 gene encoding G2/M phase-specific E3 ubiquitin-protein ligase-like — its product is MLQTAGCYQCLRTLGDKEKVVDGYIQWYFTYRNHVSFQRFKDGLATLNFFNALEQHPSIFLPYMCYSAEDLTAESVESLFRPQLSPTGSSNRHEEERVLGYWLDYLIAVKEDGSGMSLKGHSNVCNRPERNPSSKINTTASTHIPETLKVS